A genomic segment from Thermococcus sp. encodes:
- a CDS encoding HAD family hydrolase: MEIPNYGKVEFKAVLFDLNGTLGEHGRVSEEVKRLLKELAERYTIVVLSADTFGTLEEEFKGLPVRVERVSSGADKAEIAKGYVPYAAVGNGNNDVAMLEGAELAFCVVGSEGASVDTLLASDIVVRDVRDAIAMLLDEKRLIATLRG; encoded by the coding sequence ATGGAGATACCAAACTATGGGAAAGTTGAGTTTAAAGCGGTTCTCTTCGACCTGAACGGGACACTGGGCGAACACGGAAGGGTAAGCGAGGAAGTGAAACGTCTCCTCAAGGAACTCGCCGAACGGTACACGATAGTAGTTCTGAGTGCAGACACCTTTGGGACCCTTGAAGAGGAGTTCAAAGGGCTTCCCGTCAGGGTTGAGAGGGTCTCAAGCGGGGCCGATAAGGCCGAGATAGCGAAGGGGTACGTTCCCTACGCGGCCGTGGGGAACGGCAACAACGACGTGGCGATGCTCGAGGGGGCAGAACTGGCCTTCTGCGTGGTTGGATCCGAGGGGGCGTCAGTTGACACCCTTCTTGCCAGTGACATAGTGGTGAGAGACGTTAGGGATGCGATAGCGATGCTCCTGGACGAGAAGAGGCTCATCGCGACGCTGAGGGGATGA
- a CDS encoding CopG family transcriptional regulator, with product MGKVKTSVYLDEELWKEFKELAQREKSEVSKLLEEALMNYLINEVLKDVDDSEVPLWFEPLRVKGESSEKLVREMRDDREKRLLGY from the coding sequence ATGGGGAAGGTGAAGACCAGCGTTTATCTGGATGAAGAACTGTGGAAGGAGTTTAAAGAGCTGGCCCAGCGGGAGAAGAGCGAGGTCAGCAAGCTCCTTGAAGAGGCGCTGATGAACTACCTCATAAACGAAGTTTTGAAGGACGTCGACGACTCCGAGGTGCCCCTGTGGTTTGAACCCCTGAGAGTCAAAGGAGAGAGCAGTGAGAAGCTTGTGAGGGAGATGAGAGATGACAGGGAGAAGCGTTTACTTGGATACTAA
- a CDS encoding tRNA (cytosine(49)-C(5))-methyltransferase, translated as MSARDRVRETNPGFYERYSRLEDTDEFWEFLIRSLRQSIRVNTLKAPLESVVERLREEFELEPIPWVREGFFINVDNLVEVPEHSLGLIFGQEASSMIPPVVLEPKPGELVLDMAAAPGSKTGQIAQYMGNEGCIIANDPKLSRANVLMANLNRMGVLIARVTTRDGAYFARFKDTFDRILLDAPCSSVGMIRKKWKFLEEWRMKTVIRYMNIQKRLIRVAYGALKPGGTLVYSTCTIDPLENEEVVDYLLRKTDARLERIDLPVRTSEPVLEWEGRTYSLELKKALRIHPNDNDTEAFFIAKIAKPEGGE; from the coding sequence ATGAGCGCGAGGGACAGAGTCAGGGAGACAAACCCTGGATTCTATGAGCGCTACTCAAGGCTCGAAGACACCGACGAGTTCTGGGAGTTCTTGATAAGGTCGCTCAGGCAGAGCATAAGGGTGAACACGCTCAAGGCGCCGCTGGAGTCAGTGGTGGAGAGGCTGAGAGAAGAGTTTGAGCTTGAGCCAATTCCCTGGGTTCGCGAGGGCTTCTTCATCAACGTCGACAACCTCGTGGAAGTCCCAGAGCACAGTTTGGGACTGATATTCGGTCAGGAAGCGAGTTCGATGATTCCGCCGGTTGTTCTTGAGCCAAAGCCGGGCGAACTTGTGCTTGACATGGCGGCGGCACCCGGTTCCAAAACCGGGCAGATTGCCCAGTACATGGGAAACGAGGGGTGTATCATAGCGAACGACCCGAAACTGAGCAGGGCCAACGTCCTCATGGCAAACCTCAATAGGATGGGGGTTCTGATAGCGCGCGTGACCACGAGGGACGGTGCCTACTTCGCTCGCTTCAAGGATACCTTTGATAGAATCCTCCTCGACGCACCGTGCTCCTCGGTTGGAATGATACGGAAGAAGTGGAAGTTCTTGGAAGAGTGGAGAATGAAAACCGTCATCCGCTACATGAACATCCAAAAGAGGCTTATCAGGGTGGCTTACGGGGCCTTAAAACCGGGCGGGACGCTCGTCTACTCCACCTGTACGATAGACCCCCTTGAGAACGAGGAGGTCGTTGATTATCTCCTCAGGAAGACCGACGCGAGGCTCGAGAGGATTGACCTGCCCGTGAGGACGAGTGAACCGGTCCTCGAATGGGAGGGGAGAACCTACTCGCTCGAGCTAAAGAAGGCCCTGCGCATACACCCGAATGACAACGACACGGAGGCGTTCTTCATAGCGAAGATAGCCAAGCCGGAGGGAGGCGAATGA
- the panB gene encoding 3-methyl-2-oxobutanoate hydroxymethyltransferase: MREITPRRIIEMKGKEKIAMVTAYDYPSALIADKAGMDIIFVGDSLGMVVYGEQNTLNVSMEQMVFHTKAVSKVVKRALVLADMPFGSYEIDTDEGMENAVKLIQAGADAVKIEGGYDHRKLVRKLVRMGIPVMGHTGLTPQRYLRLGGYRLMGETEEEIEEILRDAKALEKAGAFAVVLEFTLADVAKLVTEEISVPTIGIGSGPWVDGQVLVWHDLLGIYEETPPFVKKYADIGGMIRLALENYREEVKTGEFPGKEHYWEFLDKDDFRRKAGKALERLEDD; the protein is encoded by the coding sequence ATGAGAGAGATAACGCCGAGGCGCATAATCGAGATGAAGGGGAAGGAAAAGATAGCGATGGTGACCGCTTACGATTATCCATCGGCGCTGATAGCGGACAAAGCCGGGATGGACATAATATTCGTCGGTGATTCCCTCGGCATGGTCGTCTACGGGGAGCAGAACACGCTGAACGTCTCGATGGAGCAGATGGTATTCCACACGAAGGCCGTCTCCAAGGTGGTAAAGCGCGCGCTCGTTCTGGCGGACATGCCCTTCGGGAGCTACGAGATAGACACCGACGAGGGCATGGAAAACGCGGTGAAGTTAATCCAGGCCGGAGCGGATGCGGTTAAGATAGAGGGTGGCTACGACCACAGAAAGCTCGTGAGAAAGCTCGTTCGCATGGGCATCCCTGTGATGGGTCACACCGGGTTAACACCGCAACGCTACCTACGCTTGGGTGGCTATAGATTGATGGGCGAGACAGAGGAAGAGATCGAGGAGATACTCCGCGATGCAAAGGCCCTTGAAAAGGCCGGTGCCTTCGCCGTCGTTCTGGAGTTCACATTGGCGGACGTTGCAAAGCTCGTAACCGAGGAAATCTCCGTCCCAACTATAGGAATCGGCTCCGGTCCGTGGGTCGACGGGCAGGTTTTGGTGTGGCACGACCTTCTTGGAATCTACGAGGAGACCCCGCCCTTCGTCAAGAAGTACGCGGACATTGGGGGGATGATCAGACTGGCCCTCGAAAACTACCGTGAAGAGGTCAAGACAGGGGAGTTCCCGGGGAAGGAACACTACTGGGAGTTCCTTGACAAGGACGACTTCAGGAGAAAGGCCGGAAAGGCCCTTGAGAGGCTGGAGGACGACTGA
- a CDS encoding YigZ family protein: MDYRTLKDTGTARLVVKKSVFIGYASPASTEGKAKLFIEKIKAHHSDANHNAYAYIINDGRNFAVRYDDDGEPKGSAGKPVLKVIQNRGLSNVVVVVTRYFGGIKLGYGGLAKAYGDAASLAIENAGVVEVYETERFEVAFPYSLFHAVKETVENAGGKVLREEYNQLVKFTVEVRKDEAEKLMALLTEKTRGRARLKPLFMQEV, translated from the coding sequence GTGGATTACAGAACGTTGAAGGATACTGGAACGGCCAGACTTGTCGTGAAAAAGTCGGTCTTCATAGGCTACGCCTCACCGGCCAGCACGGAGGGGAAAGCAAAGCTCTTCATAGAGAAGATAAAAGCACACCACAGCGACGCCAACCACAACGCCTACGCTTACATCATCAACGACGGAAGGAACTTCGCCGTTCGCTACGATGACGACGGTGAGCCAAAAGGCTCGGCAGGGAAGCCGGTCCTCAAGGTCATCCAGAATAGAGGGTTAAGCAACGTTGTGGTCGTTGTTACACGCTACTTCGGCGGGATAAAGCTCGGCTACGGCGGCCTTGCCAAGGCCTATGGAGACGCGGCAAGCCTAGCCATCGAGAACGCAGGAGTCGTTGAGGTTTACGAAACAGAGCGCTTTGAGGTTGCCTTTCCCTACAGCCTCTTTCACGCGGTTAAAGAAACCGTTGAAAATGCCGGTGGAAAGGTTCTCAGAGAGGAATACAACCAGCTGGTAAAGTTCACGGTCGAGGTCAGGAAGGATGAAGCTGAAAAGCTGATGGCACTTTTGACCGAGAAAACGAGGGGAAGGGCGAGGCTAAAGCCCCTGTTTATGCAGGAAGTTTGA
- a CDS encoding type II toxin-antitoxin system VapC family toxin: MTGRSVYLDTNAILKRYLDEEGSDVVKELFRDAYRGEVKLAFSFWNIGEVIGTLDKRLRRGQLSRDEFDFLKKGFLAEVKRFTRLGVLEMVPVHSLILADAWKLIERYHLYQADALQIVSAKYVEARSFYTADKRLHRAAIEEDLNSVLLGGG; this comes from the coding sequence ATGACAGGGAGAAGCGTTTACTTGGATACTAATGCAATTCTGAAGAGATACCTGGACGAAGAGGGCAGCGATGTCGTAAAGGAGCTATTCAGGGACGCCTACAGGGGGGAGGTGAAGCTGGCCTTCAGCTTCTGGAACATCGGAGAGGTTATCGGCACACTCGATAAACGGCTGAGACGGGGACAGCTCAGCAGAGATGAGTTTGACTTCCTGAAAAAGGGCTTTTTAGCGGAGGTAAAGCGGTTCACGAGGCTGGGCGTCTTAGAGATGGTTCCGGTCCACTCCCTGATCTTGGCAGATGCCTGGAAGCTGATCGAGAGATACCATTTGTATCAAGCTGATGCCCTTCAGATAGTCTCGGCAAAGTACGTCGAGGCAAGAAGCTTCTATACTGCTGACAAGAGGCTCCATCGGGCGGCGATAGAGGAGGATCTAAACTCGGTACTCCTTGGGGGTGGCTGA
- a CDS encoding lipopolysaccharide biosynthesis protein produces the protein MTGLFFWNVDVMMVSKLLGAMETGFYNVGATIFKAIYFLPQSFGSVLLPKVSKAYHDGNLWGVRNLLLESAKTLLLIAIGIVVYSQTSLPYYVPLLFGDKYSPAMKIIGPMSLIVLFYFPAFLGQNLLVAINREKKAVNSLVIANATNFVLNLVFIKMYGILGAVYGTVLSQVVFFYHHRLLPPRCY, from the coding sequence CTGACGGGCCTTTTCTTCTGGAACGTAGATGTGATGATGGTCTCAAAGCTACTGGGGGCAATGGAGACCGGTTTTTACAACGTTGGTGCCACGATTTTCAAGGCGATATACTTCCTTCCCCAGTCCTTCGGCTCGGTTCTCCTCCCAAAGGTAAGTAAAGCCTACCACGATGGGAATCTCTGGGGTGTGCGCAATCTGCTGCTGGAATCGGCGAAGACCCTCCTCCTAATTGCCATTGGCATCGTAGTGTACTCGCAAACGAGTCTGCCGTACTACGTCCCCCTGCTCTTCGGGGACAAGTACTCCCCCGCGATGAAGATTATTGGGCCGATGTCGCTGATAGTCCTCTTCTACTTCCCGGCCTTCCTTGGACAGAACCTGCTCGTGGCAATAAACAGGGAGAAGAAAGCCGTGAATTCGCTGGTCATTGCCAACGCAACGAACTTCGTCCTGAACCTCGTGTTCATCAAAATGTACGGTATCCTTGGCGCGGTCTACGGTACCGTGCTGAGTCAGGTGGTGTTTTTTTATCACCACCGCCTACTACCTCCGCGATGTTATTAG
- a CDS encoding ribosome biogenesis/translation initiation ATPase RLI: protein MSRIAVIDYDRCNPDKCGHFLCERVCPVNRMGGEAIIIDEENYRPVIQEASCTGCGICVHKCPFGAITIVNLPEQLDEDCVHRYGINSFVLYRLPVVKDGMVVGILGPNGTGKTTAVKILSGQILPNLCSDNEDWDALIKAFRGNELQNYFERLKNREIKPVVKPQYIDLIPKAVRGKVRDLLKKADESGKFDEVVKGLELENILDRDIRQLSGGELQLVAIAAALLRDAHFYFFDEPSSYLDIRQRLEVARIIRSLADSGKAVLTVEHDLAVLDYLSDVIHVVYGKPGAYGIFSKPKSTRNGINEFLKGYLKDENVRFRPYEVSFTKKSERKSQEGEILVQYPRLVKDYNSFRLEAEGGELYIGEVVGIVGPNGIGKTTFVKMLAGVEKPTEGEVDWSLMVSYKPQYIKADYEGTVYELLSKINGSKLVSSFYKSELLNPLGIPELYDKRISELSGGELQRVAITACLIRNADLYLLDEPSAHLDSEQRLAVSKAIRSLMAKDEKTALIVEHDVMMVDYLSDRLIVFEGEPGKHGRALPPMGMREGMNRFLASVGITFRRDPDSGRPRANKEGSVKDREQKERGEYYYA, encoded by the coding sequence ATGAGCAGGATAGCGGTCATCGATTACGACAGGTGCAACCCGGATAAATGCGGGCACTTCCTCTGCGAGCGAGTCTGCCCGGTCAACCGAATGGGCGGCGAGGCGATAATCATAGATGAGGAGAACTACCGGCCGGTTATACAGGAGGCGAGCTGTACCGGCTGCGGAATCTGCGTGCATAAATGCCCATTCGGCGCGATAACAATAGTCAACCTCCCGGAGCAGCTGGATGAAGACTGCGTCCATCGTTATGGAATAAACTCCTTCGTCCTCTACCGCCTTCCTGTCGTCAAGGACGGCATGGTCGTCGGAATCCTCGGGCCTAACGGAACCGGTAAAACTACGGCCGTCAAAATCCTCTCGGGTCAGATTCTCCCGAACCTCTGCTCCGACAACGAGGACTGGGACGCCCTTATAAAAGCCTTCCGCGGCAATGAGCTTCAGAACTACTTCGAGAGGCTGAAGAACCGCGAGATAAAACCCGTTGTTAAACCACAGTACATCGACCTCATTCCGAAGGCCGTTAGGGGCAAGGTTCGCGACCTCCTCAAGAAGGCCGACGAAAGTGGGAAGTTTGATGAGGTGGTCAAGGGACTTGAGCTTGAAAACATCCTCGACAGGGACATACGACAGCTCTCCGGCGGTGAACTCCAGCTCGTTGCGATAGCGGCGGCCCTCCTCAGGGATGCACATTTTTACTTCTTCGACGAGCCGTCAAGCTACCTCGACATAAGGCAGCGCCTTGAAGTCGCGAGGATCATCAGAAGCCTTGCCGACTCCGGGAAAGCTGTTCTCACGGTGGAGCACGATTTGGCCGTCCTAGACTACCTCAGCGACGTAATACACGTCGTCTATGGTAAACCCGGCGCCTACGGTATCTTCTCCAAGCCAAAGAGCACAAGAAACGGGATAAACGAGTTCCTAAAGGGTTACCTCAAGGATGAGAACGTCCGCTTCAGACCCTATGAGGTCAGCTTCACGAAGAAGAGCGAGAGGAAGAGCCAAGAGGGTGAGATACTCGTCCAGTATCCAAGGCTGGTGAAGGACTACAACTCATTCAGACTCGAGGCCGAAGGGGGAGAGCTTTACATCGGCGAGGTCGTTGGAATTGTCGGACCGAACGGAATAGGGAAGACCACCTTTGTCAAGATGCTCGCCGGGGTTGAGAAGCCAACTGAGGGGGAGGTCGACTGGTCGCTGATGGTCTCCTACAAACCGCAGTACATCAAAGCTGACTATGAGGGGACGGTTTACGAACTCCTCAGTAAGATTAACGGGAGCAAACTCGTGAGCAGTTTCTACAAGAGCGAACTCCTGAACCCCCTAGGAATACCAGAACTCTACGACAAGAGAATCAGCGAGTTGAGCGGAGGCGAACTCCAGCGCGTCGCGATAACCGCCTGCCTGATAAGGAACGCGGATCTCTACCTCTTGGACGAGCCTTCCGCGCATCTCGACTCAGAGCAGAGGCTGGCCGTTTCAAAGGCAATCCGCTCCCTTATGGCAAAGGACGAGAAGACGGCCCTAATAGTCGAGCACGACGTGATGATGGTGGATTACCTCAGCGATAGGCTCATCGTCTTTGAGGGTGAACCTGGGAAGCACGGTAGGGCACTGCCCCCAATGGGAATGCGCGAGGGCATGAACCGCTTCCTTGCTTCAGTGGGTATAACCTTCCGCAGGGATCCGGACAGTGGCAGGCCCAGGGCCAACAAGGAAGGCTCGGTCAAGGACAGGGAGCAAAAGGAGAGGGGCGAGTACTACTACGCCTGA
- a CDS encoding archease, with protein MREWEHYEHTADIGIRGYGSTLEEAFEAVALALFDVMVDVRKVDPKECREVEAEGEDLMALLYNFLEELLVIHDVEGLVFGDVRIEIEKSGDGYKIKARACGELLSEKQGPKEEVKAITYHEMEIKQLPDGRWMAQLVPDI; from the coding sequence ATGAGGGAATGGGAGCACTACGAGCACACCGCTGACATAGGCATCAGGGGGTACGGTTCAACGCTTGAGGAAGCCTTTGAGGCCGTTGCACTGGCGCTCTTCGACGTTATGGTTGACGTGAGGAAGGTTGACCCCAAAGAGTGCAGGGAAGTTGAGGCGGAAGGAGAGGATCTGATGGCGCTCTTGTATAATTTCCTTGAGGAGCTTCTCGTCATCCATGATGTGGAGGGACTTGTCTTCGGCGACGTTAGGATTGAGATCGAGAAGAGCGGAGATGGCTACAAGATCAAGGCGAGGGCCTGCGGTGAACTGCTGAGCGAGAAACAGGGGCCGAAGGAGGAAGTGAAGGCGATAACCTACCACGAAATGGAGATAAAACAGCTTCCCGACGGCAGGTGGATGGCCCAGCTGGTTCCTGACATATGA